One genomic region from Skermania piniformis encodes:
- a CDS encoding LLM class F420-dependent oxidoreductase yields the protein MRIGVMIGPEKGDTTRKLDRMLRDIAWAELVGIETAWIPQIPTDFDALITVAAMGQATRRIEIGTAVVPLQAQHPVALARQALSAHAAAGGRLALGVGPSHHWIVRDMLGLPYEKPGGYTRDYLEVLNASLRGPGPVDVTNDSFTVHNPTDLAPVAPLPVLLAALGPVMLRIAGEQADGTVLWMADERAIAEHVVPKIGKAAADAGRPAPRIVAGLPVCLCTPGEVDEARARANRILGEAEVSPNYQRLLEQGDARNIGDLCIAGDQATIVAGLRRYADAGATDVSVRLLPIGDNRDELVASKRRTREMIAEVARELR from the coding sequence ATGCGCATCGGCGTGATGATCGGCCCGGAGAAGGGCGATACCACGCGCAAGCTAGACCGGATGCTGCGGGACATCGCCTGGGCCGAGCTGGTCGGCATCGAGACGGCGTGGATTCCACAGATCCCCACCGACTTCGACGCTCTCATCACGGTCGCAGCGATGGGACAGGCGACCCGCCGGATCGAAATCGGTACGGCGGTCGTGCCGCTGCAAGCGCAGCATCCGGTGGCCCTGGCCCGACAGGCGTTGTCGGCGCATGCCGCTGCGGGTGGCCGACTTGCGCTCGGCGTGGGCCCGTCGCACCACTGGATCGTGCGCGACATGCTGGGCTTGCCCTACGAGAAGCCGGGCGGCTACACCCGGGATTACCTCGAGGTGCTGAACGCGTCGTTGCGCGGCCCGGGCCCGGTGGACGTGACGAACGATTCGTTCACCGTGCACAACCCGACCGACCTCGCGCCGGTCGCGCCGTTGCCGGTGCTGCTGGCTGCGTTGGGTCCGGTGATGCTGCGCATCGCCGGGGAGCAGGCCGACGGCACCGTGCTGTGGATGGCCGACGAGCGGGCGATCGCCGAGCACGTCGTCCCGAAGATCGGGAAAGCCGCAGCCGACGCGGGACGCCCGGCACCGCGGATTGTCGCCGGCCTACCGGTCTGCCTGTGCACGCCCGGTGAAGTGGACGAGGCGCGAGCCCGGGCCAATCGTATTCTCGGCGAGGCCGAAGTATCGCCGAACTATCAACGGCTGCTCGAGCAGGGTGATGCCCGCAACATCGGTGACCTGTGCATCGCCGGGGACCAGGCGACGATCGTGGCCGGGTTGCGCCGCTACGCCGACGCCGGCGCCACCGACGTCTCGGTGCGGTTGCTGCCGATCGGCGACAATCGAGACGAGCTGGTCGCCTCCAAGCGGCGGACGCGGGAGATGATCGCGGAAGTGGCCCGGGAGCTGCGGTGA
- a CDS encoding phytoene desaturase family protein, whose product MTESVDVAVVGSGPNGLAAAVIAARAGLGVRVYEAQSTVGGGARTLDLGLSPGVVHDVCSAVHPMGIASPFFREFDLPARGVRFLVPEVSYAQPLFGLPAGLVYRDLDRTVAELGSDGPAWQDLMAPLVAGVDDVLDVVLGDKRSLPRGVLTPAAARFVAGVVEQGSVLWNRRFTGNTAPALLSGAAMHAIGPMPSLATGASAMLLGMLAHSHGWPIPAGGTQTITDALVADLVAHGGRVCTDRPIADLGELPRARAYLFDTSADGLLRILGDRVPMRFRRAVGRFRHGDAAAKVDFVLSADVPWSDPRVGVAGTVHLGGTRAEMAAAERAVAAGQIGPRPNVLVSAPSVVDRSRIAPNGHRPLWSYAHVPNGSAVDVTELVTARIERYAPGFRDLVVATRCVPASRLAECNANYVGGDIAAGAVTFYRTLARPTARRDPYRVPVDGVYLCSQATPPGPGVHGMAGYWCAKRVLRQRFGITELPSSAPD is encoded by the coding sequence ATGACCGAATCCGTCGACGTCGCCGTGGTCGGCAGCGGACCGAATGGACTGGCCGCCGCGGTGATCGCGGCGCGGGCGGGTCTCGGGGTGCGGGTGTACGAGGCACAGTCCACCGTCGGCGGCGGCGCGCGCACGCTGGATCTCGGGTTGTCGCCGGGGGTGGTGCACGACGTGTGCTCCGCGGTGCATCCGATGGGTATCGCGTCGCCGTTCTTCCGCGAGTTCGATCTACCGGCCCGGGGCGTGCGGTTCCTGGTGCCGGAGGTGTCGTATGCGCAACCGCTGTTCGGGTTGCCGGCGGGGCTGGTCTATCGCGATCTCGACCGGACGGTGGCCGAGCTCGGGAGCGACGGTCCGGCATGGCAGGACCTGATGGCGCCGTTGGTCGCGGGGGTGGATGACGTTCTCGACGTCGTGCTCGGCGACAAACGCAGCCTGCCGCGCGGTGTCCTGACCCCGGCCGCCGCCCGGTTCGTCGCCGGGGTGGTGGAACAGGGGAGCGTGCTGTGGAACCGACGGTTCACCGGAAACACCGCTCCCGCCTTGCTGTCCGGGGCGGCGATGCACGCGATCGGGCCGATGCCCTCGCTGGCCACCGGCGCGTCGGCGATGCTGCTGGGGATGCTGGCCCATTCGCACGGCTGGCCGATTCCGGCCGGCGGCACCCAGACGATCACCGACGCGTTGGTCGCCGACCTGGTCGCGCACGGCGGCAGGGTGTGCACCGACCGGCCGATCGCCGACCTGGGCGAGCTACCCCGGGCGCGGGCATACCTGTTCGACACGTCGGCGGACGGTCTGCTCCGGATTCTGGGCGATCGAGTACCCATGCGGTTTCGGCGAGCGGTGGGCCGGTTCCGTCACGGGGACGCTGCCGCCAAGGTCGATTTCGTGTTGAGCGCCGACGTGCCCTGGTCGGACCCGCGGGTGGGTGTGGCGGGGACGGTGCACCTCGGTGGTACCCGGGCGGAGATGGCGGCTGCGGAAAGGGCGGTGGCCGCCGGGCAGATCGGGCCGCGGCCGAATGTTCTGGTCAGCGCGCCGAGCGTGGTAGACCGGTCCCGTATCGCGCCGAACGGGCATCGACCGCTGTGGAGCTACGCGCACGTGCCGAACGGGTCCGCCGTGGACGTGACCGAGTTGGTTACCGCGCGGATCGAGCGGTACGCGCCCGGGTTTCGGGACCTGGTCGTGGCGACCCGGTGCGTTCCGGCGAGCCGGCTGGCCGAGTGCAACGCCAACTATGTCGGTGGCGACATCGCGGCCGGTGCGGTGACCTTCTACCGGACGCTGGCGCGGCCGACCGCACGCCGGGACCCGTACCGGGTACCGGTGGACGGGGTGTATCTGTGCTCGCAGGCGACGCCGCCGGGACCGGGGGTGCACGGCATGGCCGGCTACTGGTGTGCGAAACGGGTACTGCGCCAAAGGTTCGGGATCACCGAGCTGCCGTCGTCGGCGCCGGATTGA
- a CDS encoding cobalamin-dependent protein (Presence of a B(12) (cobalamin)-binding domain implies dependence on cobalamin itself, in one of its several forms, or in some unusual lineages, dependence on a cobalamin-like analog.), protein MPARVLVAKPGLDGHDRGAKIVARALRDAGFEVIYTGIRQRVEDIVAIAVQEDVAVVGLSILSGAHLALTERVVVALRAADAADIAVVVGGTIPQSDVPKLVAAGAAAVFPTGTPLETLVTQIRALTDTSEEPCASA, encoded by the coding sequence ATGCCGGCACGCGTACTCGTTGCCAAGCCGGGACTGGACGGACACGATCGCGGCGCGAAGATCGTCGCTCGCGCGTTGCGCGATGCCGGGTTCGAGGTGATTTACACCGGTATCCGGCAGCGGGTCGAGGACATCGTCGCGATCGCGGTGCAAGAGGACGTCGCCGTGGTGGGGCTGAGCATCCTGTCGGGTGCGCACCTGGCCCTCACCGAACGGGTGGTTGTGGCGCTGCGCGCTGCTGATGCGGCCGACATCGCGGTGGTGGTCGGCGGCACCATCCCGCAGTCCGATGTGCCGAAGCTCGTGGCGGCGGGCGCCGCTGCCGTGTTCCCTACCGGCACCCCGTTGGAGACGCTGGTCACGCAGATCCGCGCGCTCACCGACACCTCGGAGGAACCATGCGCATCGGCGTGA
- a CDS encoding aldehyde dehydrogenase family protein has protein sequence MTLQSVLDQLPGRPGKGEVIPVIDPVTEEQITEFTDCGPEAVDDAVARARASFDAGVWQGLPGRERAKIMWRIADLMEEHAAELAGLDSLNTGMPLAQAEMILPTCAEFFRYYAGWCTKLDGSSYEVQMTGGVSGEYATMHTYTRKEPYGVVGLIFPWNGPVFNACAKIAPALAAGCSSVVKPAEETPLSAVLLDRLITEAGVPDGVVNLLTGYGHTAGAALTAHPDVDKIAFTGSTEVGKLIVQASAGNLKKVMLELGGKSPVLIFDDADLDMAIMMASMGIFIHSGQGCVCGSRIFVQRGVYDRVVAGIAMVADNLKLGGPKEEGSMIGPLISAKQLARVLGYIDEGRSDGVEVVTGGNRLDRTGYFVHPTVLTNVDPATSRLYQEEIFGPVVTVLPFDDEDEAVALANDTSYGLAATAWTKDLGRAHRVAKRLQAGTVSLNCQLVFDHNVPFGGYKQSGWGHEFGKAGVEAYMQTKSVWAQI, from the coding sequence ATGACACTGCAGTCGGTTCTGGATCAACTACCCGGGCGTCCGGGGAAGGGCGAGGTCATTCCGGTCATCGATCCGGTGACCGAGGAGCAGATCACCGAGTTCACCGACTGTGGTCCGGAGGCGGTGGACGATGCGGTGGCGCGGGCGCGCGCGTCGTTCGACGCGGGCGTCTGGCAGGGGTTGCCCGGTCGGGAGCGGGCCAAGATCATGTGGCGGATCGCCGACCTGATGGAGGAGCATGCCGCCGAGCTGGCCGGGCTCGACTCGCTGAACACCGGCATGCCGCTCGCTCAGGCGGAGATGATCCTGCCGACGTGTGCGGAGTTCTTCCGGTACTACGCGGGCTGGTGTACCAAGCTGGACGGCTCGTCCTACGAGGTGCAGATGACCGGCGGCGTGTCCGGCGAGTACGCAACCATGCACACCTATACCCGCAAGGAGCCGTACGGTGTCGTCGGCTTGATCTTCCCGTGGAACGGACCGGTGTTCAACGCGTGCGCCAAGATCGCACCGGCGTTGGCCGCCGGGTGTAGCAGCGTGGTGAAACCGGCCGAGGAGACGCCGCTGTCGGCGGTGCTGCTCGATCGGTTGATCACCGAGGCGGGCGTGCCGGACGGCGTGGTCAACCTGCTCACCGGCTACGGGCACACGGCCGGCGCCGCGTTGACCGCACATCCGGACGTCGACAAGATCGCGTTCACCGGCTCGACCGAGGTGGGCAAGCTGATCGTGCAGGCCTCGGCGGGCAACCTGAAGAAGGTGATGCTGGAGCTCGGCGGCAAGTCGCCGGTGCTGATCTTCGACGACGCCGACCTGGACATGGCGATCATGATGGCCTCGATGGGCATCTTCATCCATTCCGGCCAGGGCTGCGTCTGCGGTTCGCGGATCTTCGTGCAGCGCGGCGTGTACGACCGGGTGGTGGCCGGGATCGCGATGGTCGCGGACAACCTCAAGCTGGGCGGGCCGAAGGAAGAGGGCTCGATGATCGGCCCGCTGATCAGCGCGAAACAGCTGGCGCGCGTGCTGGGCTATATCGACGAGGGCCGCTCGGACGGGGTCGAGGTGGTCACCGGCGGGAACCGGCTCGATCGCACCGGCTACTTCGTGCACCCGACCGTCCTGACCAACGTCGATCCGGCTACCAGCCGGCTCTACCAGGAGGAGATCTTCGGACCCGTCGTCACGGTGTTGCCGTTCGATGACGAGGACGAGGCGGTCGCGCTGGCCAACGACACCAGCTACGGCCTGGCCGCCACCGCGTGGACCAAAGACCTCGGCCGAGCGCATCGGGTGGCCAAGCGGTTGCAGGCCGGGACGGTCAGCCTCAACTGTCAGCTGGTGTTCGACCACAACGTGCCGTTCGGCGGGTACAAGCAGTCCGGCTGGGGCCACGAGTTCGGCAAGGCCGGTGTGGAGGCCTACATGCAGACCAAGTCGGTCTGGGCGCAGATCTGA
- a CDS encoding flavin-containing monooxygenase yields MYLPRTAVIGAGISGLTASKMLRDYGVPYTCFESSDRIGGNWAFGNPNGHSSAYRSLHIDTSKHQLSFRDYPMPADYPDFPHHTQIKQYLDGYCATFELAEMIEFGNGVTSARRRRDGGWDIDDERGETRQFDLLVVANGHHWDPRLPDFPGEFAGETLHAHHYIDPQTPLDFRDRRILVVGLGNSAADIAVELSSKALGNRLTLSTRSSAWIVPKYIAGRPADKYYRTSPHLPLSWQRKLAQAIQPITAGRPERYGLPKPNHKLFEAHPTQSVELPLRLGSGDVIPKPNITRLDGHTVHFEDGSADDFDVIVYATGYNITFPFFDPGFIGAPDNRIDLFKRMFLPGIEDVVFAGFAQATPTLFPFVECQARLIGAYAVGRYRLPDTAEMRRVIVADQQRYTGHMLDRPRHTQQVDYFLYEHDMRVRELPAGARRAAAAGAPRWARVAEQAPA; encoded by the coding sequence ATGTACCTGCCGCGGACCGCCGTGATCGGCGCCGGGATCAGTGGGCTGACCGCGAGCAAGATGCTGCGCGACTACGGCGTGCCCTACACCTGCTTCGAGTCGTCGGACCGAATCGGCGGTAACTGGGCATTCGGCAATCCGAACGGACACAGCAGCGCTTACCGCTCGCTGCACATCGACACCTCCAAGCACCAGCTGTCGTTCCGGGACTATCCGATGCCGGCCGACTACCCCGACTTCCCGCACCACACCCAGATCAAGCAATACCTGGACGGCTACTGCGCGACGTTCGAGCTCGCCGAGATGATCGAGTTCGGCAACGGGGTGACCAGCGCGCGGCGTCGGCGCGACGGCGGGTGGGACATCGACGACGAACGGGGCGAAACGCGACAGTTCGACCTGCTCGTGGTCGCGAACGGGCATCACTGGGACCCGCGACTGCCCGACTTTCCGGGCGAATTCGCCGGCGAAACGCTGCACGCGCACCACTACATCGATCCGCAGACCCCGTTGGACTTTCGGGATCGGCGCATCCTGGTGGTCGGGCTGGGCAACAGTGCCGCCGACATCGCCGTCGAGCTCTCGTCGAAGGCGCTGGGCAATCGGCTCACCCTGTCCACCCGGTCCAGTGCCTGGATCGTGCCGAAGTACATCGCCGGACGACCGGCCGACAAGTACTACCGAACCAGCCCACACCTTCCGTTGTCGTGGCAACGCAAGCTTGCGCAGGCGATCCAGCCGATCACCGCCGGCCGGCCCGAGCGCTACGGCCTGCCGAAACCGAACCACAAACTGTTCGAGGCACATCCCACCCAGTCGGTGGAGTTGCCGCTGCGACTGGGCTCGGGCGACGTGATCCCCAAACCGAACATCACCCGGCTCGACGGCCACACGGTGCACTTCGAGGACGGCAGCGCCGACGACTTCGACGTGATCGTCTACGCCACCGGCTACAACATCACGTTCCCGTTCTTCGACCCCGGTTTCATCGGCGCCCCGGACAACCGGATCGACCTGTTCAAACGGATGTTCCTGCCCGGTATCGAGGACGTGGTGTTCGCCGGATTCGCCCAGGCGACGCCGACGTTGTTCCCGTTCGTCGAATGCCAGGCACGGCTGATCGGCGCCTACGCGGTGGGCCGCTACCGATTGCCGGACACTGCCGAGATGCGTCGGGTGATCGTCGCCGACCAGCAGCGCTACACCGGGCACATGCTCGACCGGCCGCGGCATACCCAGCAGGTGGACTACTTCCTCTACGAGCACGACATGCGGGTTCGCGAGCTTCCGGCGGGTGCCCGGCGCGCCGCGGCGGCCGGTGCGCCGCGCTGGGCTCGGGTGGCGGAACAGGCACCGGCATGA
- a CDS encoding alpha/beta hydrolase, which produces MSDTDFRSLTFDSSGTTCDGWFFAPRPGGPFERAAGHPAVVMAHGLGGTKDSGLAAFARALRDAGLAVLVFDYRGFGSSAGQPRQRISLAGQRDDYRAAVATAVREPGVDPDRIVLWGVSMSGGHVLRLAAELPMVCAVIALVPLVSGPAAARHALAQVGVRELLAASGTALRSSLAGRAGRAATMLPVVGRPGERAALTGPGHYESYLAVAGPTWRNEVDAALGVELANYRVAAYAARITVPVLVQIADFDRAAPPHAAAKVAFAARAEVRHYPGDHFTLFAEYFDAAVAHQLGFLRRQLAG; this is translated from the coding sequence ATGAGCGACACCGACTTCCGGTCGCTGACCTTCGACTCGTCCGGGACGACCTGCGACGGCTGGTTCTTCGCGCCGCGACCCGGCGGACCCTTCGAACGCGCGGCCGGGCATCCGGCGGTGGTGATGGCGCACGGGCTCGGGGGAACCAAGGACTCCGGCCTGGCCGCGTTCGCCCGTGCGTTGCGGGACGCCGGACTCGCCGTGCTCGTCTTCGATTATCGAGGTTTCGGCTCCTCCGCCGGGCAGCCTCGACAACGGATCTCGCTGGCCGGACAACGCGACGACTACCGGGCCGCGGTCGCCACGGCCGTCCGGGAACCCGGCGTCGACCCCGACCGCATCGTGCTCTGGGGCGTGTCGATGTCCGGCGGGCACGTGCTGCGGCTGGCCGCCGAGCTACCCATGGTGTGCGCGGTGATCGCGCTGGTGCCCCTGGTGTCCGGGCCGGCGGCGGCCCGGCACGCACTTGCTCAGGTGGGCGTTCGCGAGCTGCTCGCAGCGAGCGGTACCGCACTCCGCAGCTCGCTCGCCGGCCGAGCCGGACGAGCGGCGACGATGCTGCCGGTGGTCGGCCGTCCCGGCGAACGTGCAGCGCTGACCGGTCCCGGCCACTACGAGAGCTACCTTGCCGTCGCCGGGCCGACCTGGCGCAACGAGGTGGACGCCGCGCTCGGCGTGGAGTTGGCGAACTACCGGGTAGCCGCCTACGCGGCCCGGATCACCGTGCCGGTGTTGGTACAGATCGCCGACTTCGACCGGGCCGCCCCGCCGCATGCCGCGGCCAAGGTGGCCTTCGCCGCGCGCGCCGAGGTCCGGCACTACCCCGGCGACCACTTCACCCTGTTTGCCGAATACTTCGACGCGGCGGTCGCCCACCAGCTCGGATTCCTCCGGCGGCAACTGGCCGGGTAG
- a CDS encoding SDR family oxidoreductase yields the protein MPRQDGQLRDRTIVISGASRGIGLAIAVAAAGQGANIVLLAKTAEPHPRLPGTVHTAAADVEAAGGRAVAVVGDVRREDDIARVVETAVERFGGIDVCVNNASAIATQPTEELGAKRFDLMQDINIRGTFLLTAACLPHLRRSPNPHVLTIAPPVNLNPRWLGAHPAYTLSKYGMTLLSQGWAAEYADAGIGFTCLWPETFIATSAVAALGDAETQLAAARSPRIMADAAVAIISQPARQVTGTCFIDADAVTRFAGIDDLARYGGGPSPTPDLFLD from the coding sequence ATGCCCCGCCAGGACGGACAACTGCGCGACCGGACCATCGTCATCTCCGGGGCCAGCCGCGGGATCGGTCTCGCGATCGCCGTCGCGGCGGCCGGACAGGGGGCGAATATCGTGCTGCTGGCCAAGACCGCCGAGCCGCATCCGCGGCTGCCGGGCACGGTGCACACCGCCGCCGCCGACGTCGAGGCAGCAGGTGGGCGGGCGGTTGCAGTCGTCGGCGACGTCCGGCGCGAGGACGACATCGCTCGGGTGGTGGAAACCGCGGTCGAGCGCTTCGGCGGCATCGACGTGTGCGTCAACAACGCGAGCGCGATCGCCACCCAACCCACCGAAGAACTCGGCGCCAAGCGGTTCGACCTGATGCAGGACATCAACATCCGCGGCACGTTCCTGCTGACCGCGGCGTGCCTGCCCCACCTGCGCAGGTCGCCGAATCCACACGTGCTGACCATCGCGCCGCCGGTGAACCTCAACCCCCGCTGGCTCGGCGCACACCCGGCTTACACCCTGTCGAAGTACGGGATGACGCTGCTGTCCCAGGGCTGGGCGGCCGAGTACGCCGACGCCGGAATCGGTTTCACCTGCCTGTGGCCGGAGACCTTCATCGCGACCTCGGCGGTGGCAGCGCTCGGCGATGCGGAGACGCAGCTCGCCGCCGCACGTAGCCCACGGATCATGGCCGACGCGGCGGTCGCGATCATTTCCCAACCCGCTCGCCAGGTCACCGGCACCTGCTTCATCGATGCCGATGCCGTTACCCGGTTCGCCGGAATCGACGACCTCGCCCGTTACGGCGGCGGGCCCAGCCCCACCCCGGATCTGTTTCTCGACTGA
- a CDS encoding L,D-transpeptidase, whose product MGKPAVRFLFTALLATLAIAWSTGHGVAAVAPDPPSGVPSVAQITPSDGRVVGIAAPISVHFAAPVTDRAAAERSLTISASREVPRGEFSWTGDQDMVWQPTGYWPAHTSVTVLAADRIARFEIGNATVSVGNTSTYVFTVSVNGEVVKEWPASFGKPGHETPWGQFSVLEKYPTIVMDSSTYGVPIDSPEGYKLDVEFATRIVGGIFVHAAPWSIQQQGFQNVSHGCINLTTDRAEWFMNNANYGDPVIITG is encoded by the coding sequence ATGGGTAAACCGGCTGTACGTTTCCTGTTCACCGCGCTCCTCGCGACCCTCGCGATCGCGTGGTCCACGGGCCACGGCGTCGCCGCTGTCGCCCCTGATCCCCCATCGGGAGTCCCCTCCGTCGCTCAGATCACCCCGTCGGACGGCCGGGTGGTCGGCATCGCCGCACCGATATCGGTGCACTTCGCCGCACCGGTCACCGACCGGGCAGCGGCCGAGCGTTCGCTCACGATCTCGGCATCACGCGAAGTCCCGCGGGGTGAATTCTCCTGGACCGGCGACCAGGACATGGTGTGGCAGCCGACCGGCTACTGGCCGGCGCACACGTCGGTGACCGTGCTCGCGGCGGACCGGATCGCCCGCTTCGAGATCGGCAACGCGACCGTCTCGGTCGGCAACACCTCGACCTACGTGTTCACCGTCAGCGTGAACGGCGAGGTCGTCAAAGAATGGCCGGCATCGTTCGGCAAGCCTGGCCACGAGACCCCGTGGGGCCAGTTCTCGGTGCTGGAGAAGTACCCGACCATCGTGATGGACTCCTCGACCTACGGCGTCCCGATCGACTCCCCGGAGGGCTACAAGCTCGATGTCGAGTTCGCCACCCGGATCGTCGGCGGCATCTTCGTCCACGCCGCGCCGTGGTCGATCCAGCAACAGGGCTTCCAGAACGTGAGCCACGGCTGCATCAACCTGACCACCGACCGCGCCGAATGGTTCATGAACAACGCCAACTACGGCGATCCGGTGATCATCACCGGCTGA
- a CDS encoding methylmalonyl-CoA mutase family protein — MNNEVRTSSGIPLEPVYGPESGSADPPDPGVFPFTRGNFAQGYRKRLWTFRQYSGFGTAEESNRRYRYLLDQGGTGLSVALDLPTQCGYDSDDPEYGEEVGRVGVAVDTLADAEVLFAGIPLDRISTSFTINGTAAILLALYVAAAERAGVPREKLTGTIQNDILKEYASRGTWIWPPEPSLRLIADTIEFCAGEVPRFNAISVAGAHFRDAGANAVQEMAFTLADGVTYCDTVVERGRMSIDRFAPQISFFFYTHGDFFEEIAKYRAGRRRWATIVRERYGATTDKASMFRFGCVAGGASLYAPQARNNQVRVAYEALASVLGGVQSMFTAAWDEPFALPSEESATLALRTQQVLAYETGVTRVADPLGGSYFVEALTDATEARIVEIMTDLEQRGGMVRCIEDGYLQGLIADEAYRLHQAEESGERPVVGLNTFVSDEPAPDIDTYALDAEGRGRQLERLAEVKATRDSAAVRATLAALSRGAEGDDNLMHRLIDCANAYCTVGEMTAALKSVWGVFRQPVVF, encoded by the coding sequence ATGAACAACGAAGTGCGTACCTCGTCCGGGATTCCGCTGGAGCCCGTGTACGGGCCCGAGTCCGGATCGGCGGACCCGCCCGATCCGGGCGTGTTCCCGTTCACTCGGGGCAACTTCGCCCAGGGTTACCGCAAGCGGCTCTGGACCTTTCGGCAGTACTCCGGATTCGGCACCGCCGAGGAGTCGAACCGGCGCTACCGCTACCTGCTCGACCAGGGCGGCACCGGCCTGTCGGTGGCGCTGGATCTGCCGACCCAGTGTGGTTACGACTCCGATGATCCCGAGTACGGCGAAGAGGTAGGACGGGTCGGTGTCGCGGTCGACACCCTCGCCGATGCCGAGGTGCTGTTCGCCGGGATTCCGCTCGATCGGATCAGCACCAGCTTCACCATCAACGGCACCGCGGCGATCCTGCTCGCGTTGTATGTCGCCGCCGCCGAACGTGCCGGCGTGCCTCGCGAGAAGCTCACCGGCACCATCCAGAACGACATCCTCAAGGAGTACGCCTCCCGCGGCACCTGGATCTGGCCACCGGAGCCGTCGCTGCGGCTGATCGCCGACACCATCGAGTTCTGTGCCGGCGAGGTGCCTCGGTTCAACGCGATCTCGGTGGCCGGCGCGCACTTTCGCGACGCGGGCGCGAATGCCGTGCAGGAGATGGCCTTCACCCTCGCCGACGGCGTCACCTACTGCGACACCGTGGTCGAGCGCGGCCGGATGAGTATCGACCGGTTCGCCCCGCAGATCTCGTTCTTCTTCTACACCCACGGTGACTTCTTCGAAGAGATCGCCAAGTATCGGGCCGGCCGGCGCCGTTGGGCCACCATCGTGCGCGAGCGCTACGGCGCAACCACGGACAAGGCGTCGATGTTCCGGTTCGGCTGTGTCGCAGGTGGTGCCTCGCTCTACGCCCCGCAGGCGCGCAACAATCAGGTGCGAGTGGCCTACGAGGCGTTGGCGTCGGTGCTCGGCGGGGTGCAGTCGATGTTCACCGCCGCCTGGGACGAGCCGTTCGCGCTACCCAGCGAGGAGTCCGCGACGCTGGCATTGCGCACCCAGCAGGTGTTGGCCTACGAGACTGGGGTGACGCGGGTCGCCGACCCGCTGGGTGGGTCCTACTTCGTGGAGGCCCTCACCGATGCCACTGAGGCCCGGATCGTCGAGATCATGACCGATCTGGAGCAGCGCGGCGGCATGGTGCGCTGTATCGAGGACGGCTATCTGCAAGGGTTGATCGCCGACGAGGCGTACCGACTGCATCAGGCCGAGGAGTCCGGTGAGCGGCCGGTCGTCGGGCTCAACACATTCGTCTCCGACGAGCCGGCGCCCGATATCGATACCTACGCGCTCGACGCCGAAGGCCGGGGGCGGCAACTCGAACGCCTGGCCGAGGTGAAGGCAACCCGCGACAGCGCGGCTGTGCGCGCGACCTTGGCCGCGTTGTCCCGCGGCGCCGAAGGAGATGACAACCTGATGCACCGGTTGATCGATTGTGCCAACGCCTACTGCACCGTGGGTGAGATGACCGCCGCACTGAAGTCGGTCTGGGGCGTGTTCCGGCAGCCGGTGGTGTTCTGA